From Candidatus Manganitrophus morganii, the proteins below share one genomic window:
- a CDS encoding flagellar protein FlaG, which produces MEIKSIDAGSPSIVPEIGRTKKGGKNVQKKEQVAAQISAKHQDAQSAPAATNFETIAFKAFFAIDENKNVVIRIKDAEGNVVKQIPPAEYLKMAETLLENSKTLFHLEA; this is translated from the coding sequence ATGGAGATAAAAAGCATAGACGCGGGCTCTCCCTCCATTGTTCCCGAGATTGGCCGGACCAAAAAGGGTGGGAAGAACGTCCAAAAAAAAGAACAGGTGGCAGCGCAGATCAGCGCGAAGCATCAGGATGCTCAAAGTGCTCCTGCAGCCACAAACTTTGAAACCATCGCTTTTAAGGCATTTTTTGCGATTGATGAGAACAAGAATGTGGTGATCAGAATTAAAGACGCTGAAGGGAATGTCGTCAAACAGATCCCGCCGGCAGAGTATTTGAAAATGGCGGAAACGCTTTTAGAAAACAGCAAAACCCTATTCCACCTTGAGGCATAA